A part of Blastopirellula marina genomic DNA contains:
- the proC gene encoding pyrroline-5-carboxylate reductase, which yields MTKSSLKVGFIGAGQMALAMARSFVDRGGIAAEAIVASDPYPEALERFKKTIPGCETTEDNQAVIDESDVIILAVKPQMMGEVAKSISDIPAGCLLISIAAGITLPKLTSIFPTSRIVRVMPNTPCLVGMAACGYSATDDTAPEDIERTQQLLESAGVAVKVPEKLLDAVTGLSGSGPAYIYMLIEAMSDAGVREGLPRTVATQLAAQTVKGAAEMVLSTGEHPGSLKDKVTSPAGTTIAGVHVLEKAGFRGAMIDAISAAAARSRELGLD from the coding sequence ATGACGAAAAGTTCCCTAAAGGTGGGATTCATCGGTGCTGGGCAAATGGCCCTCGCCATGGCTCGCAGCTTCGTTGATCGAGGAGGGATCGCTGCCGAAGCAATCGTTGCTTCTGATCCCTATCCCGAAGCGCTAGAGCGGTTTAAGAAGACGATTCCCGGCTGCGAAACAACCGAAGACAACCAAGCGGTGATCGACGAAAGCGACGTCATCATTCTTGCGGTGAAGCCGCAAATGATGGGCGAAGTTGCCAAGTCGATCTCCGATATCCCAGCTGGCTGCTTGCTGATTTCGATCGCCGCTGGCATCACCTTACCTAAATTGACATCGATCTTTCCGACTTCGCGTATTGTCCGCGTCATGCCCAACACCCCTTGCCTGGTAGGCATGGCAGCTTGCGGTTATTCCGCAACCGACGACACCGCTCCGGAAGATATTGAACGAACCCAGCAACTGCTCGAATCGGCTGGCGTGGCCGTGAAAGTCCCTGAGAAGTTGCTAGATGCGGTCACCGGATTGTCAGGTTCCGGACCTGCTTACATCTACATGCTGATCGAAGCGATGAGCGACGCCGGCGTCCGTGAAGGCTTGCCAAGAACCGTGGCCACCCAACTGGCAGCGCAAACCGTGAAAGGGGCAGCCGAAATGGTGTTGTCTACCGGAGAACACCCTGGATCCTTGAAAGACAAAGTGACCAGCCCAGCCGGAACCACCATTGCTGGGGTGCATGTCCTGGAAAAAGCTGGCTTCCGCGGAGCAATGATCGACGCGATTTCCGCGGCGGCAGCTCGGTCTCGGGAATTAGGGTTAGATTGA